One genomic region from Haloprofundus salinisoli encodes:
- a CDS encoding DUF4212 domain-containing protein, with amino-acid sequence MVERDTQESPVETDGGALTQAARSHRETNYLDREVNLLRPSTPFMREHLRVVWTGFVVWALIVFGPVTLTYVAPGVMTTQLPVIGFPLHYFLVAIGAPGGALLLSFWYARKRDALDRKYGIDHSVVETDDGDAAVAVDGGTAE; translated from the coding sequence ATGGTAGAGAGAGACACGCAAGAGTCACCTGTCGAGACGGATGGTGGCGCGCTCACACAAGCCGCGCGGAGCCACCGAGAGACGAACTATCTCGATCGGGAGGTGAACCTCCTGCGGCCGAGTACGCCGTTCATGCGCGAGCATCTGCGCGTCGTCTGGACCGGTTTCGTCGTCTGGGCGCTCATCGTCTTCGGCCCGGTTACGCTGACGTACGTCGCGCCGGGAGTGATGACCACGCAGCTGCCGGTCATCGGCTTCCCGCTGCACTACTTCCTCGTCGCCATCGGGGCACCGGGCGGAGCGTTGCTGCTGTCGTTCTGGTACGCGCGAAAGCGTGACGCGCTCGACAGGAAGTACGGTATCGACCACTCCGTCGTAGAGACCGACGACGGCGACGCCGCCGTCGCCGTAGACGGAGGGACGGCCGAATGA
- the acs gene encoding acetate--CoA ligase — MTEDNVELEARLAEQEEFEPPESFVEQANVSDEGIYEEFEENWPECWEGAADLLDWYEGYDQVLDDSDGPFYNWFTNGKLNASYNCVDRHIEDGRGDEVAIEWVGEPTDEENRTYTYEELQTEVNEFAAALREQGVGEDDVVTIYMPMIPESPIAMLACARIGAPHSVVFAGFSADALATRMNAADSEYLVTCDGYYRRGDPLDHLGKANEGLAGVDHDTTTVVVERLRDGDGFGHDLDENQHSYADLVSEQEGAEVEPVQRDAEDMLFLMYTSGTTGQPKGVKHTTGGYLAWAAWTSQAVLDIKPEDTYFCSADIGWITGHSYIVYGPLALGTTSLMYEGTPDYPERDRLWEIIEEYECDQLYTAPTAIRAFMKWGKQFPEKRDLSSLRLLGTVGEPINPRAWKWYYKHIGGEECPVVDTWWQTETGGMMVTTLPGVNKMKPGSAGPALPGVDVRIVDAEGDEVDAGNAGYLTVQKPWPGMLRTLYNNDDRFVSEYWEAYSDPDEDHWVYFPEDGAKIDEDGYITVLGRVDDVLNVSGHRLGTMEIESAIVGVEGVAESAVVGGAHDVKGEAVYAYVIVEDGYEGDDELRDRIVEGVEDAIGPIARPEQVVFTPELPKTRSGKIMRRLLENIANGEELGDTSTLRNPEVVNDIEAKVGGD; from the coding sequence ATGACAGAAGACAATGTAGAACTCGAAGCGCGTCTCGCAGAGCAGGAGGAGTTCGAGCCGCCGGAGTCGTTCGTCGAACAGGCGAACGTCTCGGACGAAGGGATCTACGAGGAGTTCGAGGAGAACTGGCCGGAGTGCTGGGAGGGCGCTGCCGACCTCCTCGACTGGTACGAGGGGTACGACCAGGTGCTCGACGACTCGGACGGACCCTTCTACAACTGGTTCACGAACGGGAAGCTCAACGCCTCCTACAACTGCGTGGACCGCCATATCGAAGATGGCCGCGGCGACGAGGTCGCTATCGAGTGGGTCGGCGAACCGACCGACGAGGAGAACCGGACGTACACCTACGAGGAGCTCCAGACGGAGGTCAACGAGTTCGCGGCGGCGCTGCGCGAGCAGGGCGTCGGCGAGGACGACGTCGTCACCATCTACATGCCGATGATTCCGGAGTCGCCAATCGCCATGCTGGCCTGCGCTCGCATCGGCGCGCCGCACTCGGTCGTCTTCGCGGGTTTCTCCGCGGACGCGCTGGCGACGCGGATGAACGCCGCCGACTCCGAGTATCTCGTCACCTGTGACGGCTACTACCGCCGCGGCGACCCGCTGGACCACCTCGGCAAAGCCAACGAGGGACTGGCGGGCGTCGACCACGACACCACGACGGTCGTCGTCGAGCGACTCCGCGACGGCGACGGTTTCGGTCACGACCTCGACGAGAACCAGCACTCCTACGCCGACCTCGTGAGCGAGCAGGAGGGCGCGGAGGTCGAACCCGTCCAGCGCGACGCCGAGGACATGCTCTTCTTGATGTACACCTCCGGCACGACGGGTCAGCCGAAAGGCGTCAAGCACACGACCGGCGGCTATCTCGCGTGGGCGGCGTGGACCTCGCAGGCGGTGCTCGACATCAAACCCGAAGACACGTACTTCTGTTCCGCAGACATCGGCTGGATCACGGGCCACTCCTACATCGTCTACGGGCCGCTCGCGCTCGGCACCACCTCGCTCATGTACGAGGGGACGCCCGACTACCCCGAGCGCGACCGTCTCTGGGAGATCATCGAGGAGTACGAGTGCGACCAGCTGTACACCGCGCCGACGGCGATTCGCGCGTTCATGAAGTGGGGTAAGCAGTTCCCCGAGAAACGCGACCTCTCGTCGCTGCGCCTGCTCGGGACGGTGGGCGAACCCATCAACCCGCGCGCGTGGAAGTGGTACTACAAGCACATCGGCGGTGAGGAGTGCCCCGTCGTCGACACGTGGTGGCAGACAGAGACGGGCGGCATGATGGTGACGACGCTGCCCGGCGTCAACAAGATGAAACCCGGCTCCGCGGGACCGGCGCTGCCGGGCGTCGACGTGCGCATCGTCGACGCCGAGGGCGACGAGGTCGACGCCGGTAACGCGGGCTACCTCACGGTCCAGAAACCGTGGCCGGGGATGCTCCGGACGCTGTACAACAACGACGACCGGTTCGTCAGCGAGTACTGGGAGGCGTACTCCGACCCCGACGAGGACCACTGGGTCTACTTCCCGGAGGACGGGGCGAAGATAGACGAGGACGGCTACATCACCGTGCTCGGCCGCGTCGACGACGTCCTCAACGTCTCCGGGCACCGCCTCGGGACGATGGAGATCGAGTCGGCCATCGTCGGCGTCGAGGGCGTCGCCGAGTCCGCCGTCGTCGGCGGAGCCCACGACGTGAAAGGCGAGGCCGTCTACGCCTACGTCATCGTCGAGGACGGCTACGAGGGCGACGACGAACTCAGAGACCGAATCGTCGAGGGCGTCGAGGACGCCATCGGTCCCATCGCGCGACCCGAACAGGTCGTCTTCACGCCGGAGCTGCCGAAGACGCGCTCTGGAAAGATTATGCGTCGCCTGCTCGAGAACATTGCCAACGGCGAGGAGCTCGGCGACACGTCGACGCTGCGTAACCCCGAGGTCGTCAACGATATCGAAGCGAAGGTCGGCGGCGACTGA
- a CDS encoding GNAT family N-acetyltransferase: MDLRDAEPTDAEGIRTVARESLLASYSPELSEDVIDTAVGNWYDDDEVGSNLEDPQAVWSVAVDGDDVVAVVQSYLVEADETVGHIDWLHVDPDSRGEGLGKQLLKRVETELMDRGASRLEGKVLTVNEGGARFYENAGYEAGETQEVEISGEQFTERAFVKTASESAEELVPVEERTGPEGETLFIAYDESQRAKKGPFYVTYTDEDRTERYGYFCGNCESIATAMDSMDRIQCNECGNQSKSGRWDAAYL, translated from the coding sequence ATGGACCTTCGAGACGCCGAACCCACAGACGCGGAAGGGATTCGAACCGTCGCTCGCGAGTCGCTTCTGGCCTCGTACAGCCCCGAGCTCTCCGAGGACGTCATCGACACCGCGGTGGGGAACTGGTACGACGACGACGAAGTCGGGTCGAACCTCGAAGACCCGCAGGCGGTGTGGAGCGTCGCCGTCGACGGTGACGACGTCGTCGCCGTCGTTCAGAGCTACCTCGTCGAGGCCGACGAGACGGTCGGTCATATCGACTGGCTCCACGTCGACCCCGACTCGCGGGGGGAGGGCCTCGGAAAGCAACTGCTCAAGCGCGTCGAGACGGAACTGATGGACCGCGGTGCCTCACGGCTCGAAGGAAAAGTGTTGACGGTCAACGAAGGCGGTGCGAGGTTCTACGAGAACGCCGGCTACGAGGCCGGTGAGACCCAAGAGGTCGAAATCAGCGGCGAGCAGTTCACCGAACGCGCCTTCGTGAAGACCGCCTCGGAGTCCGCCGAGGAGCTCGTCCCCGTCGAGGAACGGACGGGGCCGGAGGGAGAGACGCTGTTCATCGCCTACGACGAGAGCCAACGCGCCAAGAAGGGTCCGTTCTACGTCACCTACACCGACGAGGACCGAACCGAGCGTTACGGCTACTTCTGCGGCAACTGCGAGAGCATTGCGACCGCGATGGACTCGATGGACCGCATCCAGTGTAACGAGTGCGGTAACCAGAGCAAGTCGGGGCGCTGGGACGCGGCGTACCTGTAG
- a CDS encoding thioredoxin domain-containing protein has translation MTDEPEIGDVLARLTDGGVVREGDDGSLTTTEAFEATRAEYSRQYRTADRETFVDAVAGAFELAPETAAREIDANGVTRAQLAAYLAVESFLDTSPTPETTAVMAHLVCEVSPPSPVPRAVASLDDDSYEAFLDDHPDAVVTVWKHDCDPCKRLKADLPALLDAVPERVAVGGLDGASASGFRLRHAVNTAPAVVFFADGDHVETREGYLSPSAFAAVVEDVF, from the coding sequence ATGACGGACGAGCCGGAGATCGGCGACGTGCTGGCCCGTCTCACCGACGGCGGCGTCGTCCGCGAAGGCGACGACGGGTCGCTCACGACCACCGAAGCGTTCGAGGCGACGCGAGCGGAGTACAGCCGACAGTATCGAACTGCCGACCGCGAGACGTTCGTCGACGCCGTCGCCGGGGCGTTCGAACTCGCTCCCGAGACCGCAGCGAGAGAGATAGACGCCAACGGCGTGACGCGCGCGCAGCTGGCGGCCTACCTCGCCGTGGAGTCGTTTCTCGACACGTCGCCGACGCCGGAGACGACGGCCGTGATGGCGCACCTGGTCTGTGAGGTGTCGCCGCCGTCGCCGGTTCCCCGGGCGGTCGCCTCGCTCGACGACGACTCCTACGAGGCGTTTCTCGACGACCATCCGGACGCCGTCGTGACCGTCTGGAAACACGACTGCGACCCGTGCAAACGGCTCAAAGCCGACCTCCCGGCGCTGCTCGACGCAGTGCCGGAGCGCGTCGCCGTCGGCGGCCTCGACGGTGCCTCGGCCTCAGGCTTTCGGCTTCGACACGCGGTCAACACCGCACCGGCGGTCGTCTTCTTCGCCGACGGCGACCACGTCGAGACGCGCGAGGGATACCTCTCGCCGTCGGCGTTCGCGGCCGTCGTCGAGGACGTCTTCTGA
- the thiC gene encoding phosphomethylpyrimidine synthase ThiC has translation MAKTQLQRAQSDEITPAMKRVAERENCDPAFVRRQVADGQAVIPNNRAHDSLDPMIIGREFATKVNANIGNSDTTSDIEGELQKLHTAVHYGADTVMDLSTGTELDAIRTTNVRHSPVPVGTVPIYEAVKRADSPADITHELLLDVIEKQAEQGVDYMTIHAGVLMEHLPLTDGRKTGIVSRGGSILAQWMEENGMQNPLYTTFEQICEIFAEHDVTFSLGDGLRPGCLADASDDAQFAELDTLGELTRAAWDHGVQVMVEGPGHVPMDEIADNVERQQDVCGGAPFYVLGPLVTDIAPGYDHITSAIGATEAARAGAAMLCYVTPKEHLGLPGEEDVRDGLAAYRIAAHAADVANDHPGARDWDDALSEARYDFDWRRQFEFALDPERAREYHDQTLPGDNYKEARFCSMCGVEFCSMRIDQDARDADGEMTSIDDETDLGASRAAEVNLPPAGTHDTSRVPDEVEIDGVTFTPDESHADD, from the coding sequence GTGGCAAAAACCCAGCTCCAGCGGGCCCAATCAGATGAGATTACCCCCGCCATGAAACGCGTGGCTGAGCGCGAAAACTGCGACCCGGCTTTCGTTCGACGGCAGGTTGCCGACGGGCAAGCGGTCATCCCGAACAACCGTGCCCACGACTCGCTCGACCCGATGATCATCGGGCGTGAATTCGCTACGAAGGTCAACGCCAACATCGGTAACAGCGACACGACCAGCGATATCGAGGGAGAGCTCCAAAAGCTCCACACTGCGGTTCATTACGGCGCGGACACCGTCATGGACCTTTCGACGGGGACGGAGCTCGATGCGATTCGCACGACCAACGTTCGACATTCTCCCGTTCCGGTCGGCACCGTCCCGATTTATGAGGCCGTCAAGCGCGCCGACAGTCCAGCCGACATCACTCACGAACTCTTGCTCGACGTTATCGAGAAACAGGCCGAGCAGGGGGTCGATTACATGACCATTCACGCGGGCGTGCTGATGGAACATCTGCCGCTGACCGACGGTCGAAAAACCGGCATCGTCTCGCGGGGTGGTTCGATTTTGGCCCAGTGGATGGAAGAAAACGGGATGCAGAACCCGCTGTATACGACGTTCGAGCAGATTTGCGAAATATTCGCTGAACACGACGTCACCTTCTCGCTGGGCGACGGACTTCGCCCGGGTTGTCTCGCCGACGCGAGCGACGACGCGCAGTTCGCTGAACTCGATACCCTCGGCGAACTTACACGCGCTGCCTGGGACCACGGCGTTCAGGTGATGGTCGAAGGACCAGGTCACGTCCCGATGGACGAGATCGCCGACAACGTCGAACGACAACAGGACGTCTGTGGCGGTGCACCGTTCTACGTTCTCGGTCCGCTGGTTACCGATATCGCGCCGGGCTACGACCATATCACGAGCGCAATCGGTGCGACCGAGGCCGCCCGCGCAGGGGCGGCAATGTTGTGCTACGTGACGCCAAAGGAGCACCTCGGTCTTCCCGGCGAGGAGGACGTCAGAGACGGACTCGCAGCCTATCGAATCGCGGCCCATGCTGCTGATGTCGCGAACGACCATCCCGGCGCACGCGACTGGGATGACGCTCTCTCGGAGGCGCGCTACGACTTCGACTGGCGCAGGCAGTTCGAGTTTGCACTGGACCCCGAGCGTGCTCGGGAGTACCACGACCAGACGTTACCCGGCGACAACTACAAGGAGGCCCGCTTTTGTTCGATGTGCGGCGTCGAGTTCTGCTCGATGCGGATCGACCAAGATGCGCGGGACGCCGACGGAGAGATGACCTCGATCGACGACGAGACGGACCTGGGCGCTTCGCGAGCGGCGGAGGTGAATCTCCCACCCGCTGGAACGCACGATACCAGCCGTGTTCCCGACGAAGTCGAGATCGACGGCGTCACGTTCACCCCCGACGAATCACACGCAGACGATTAG
- a CDS encoding universal stress protein, which produces MYHVLVGVDDNVERARTCAREVANLPGSTGEMTVTLLHTFDEDPGGASAADVESVRAAADYLGDTGVSYELLESGGDPAQSILDAAKREDADLIVVAGRKRSPAGKAIFGSVSQSVILSSSRPVLVAGVAEA; this is translated from the coding sequence ATGTACCACGTGCTCGTTGGCGTCGACGACAACGTAGAGCGTGCCCGAACGTGCGCACGTGAAGTTGCCAATCTTCCCGGAAGTACCGGCGAGATGACGGTCACGCTTTTGCACACGTTCGACGAGGACCCAGGCGGCGCATCGGCCGCAGACGTCGAATCGGTTCGCGCCGCCGCCGACTACCTCGGCGACACCGGCGTGAGCTACGAACTGCTCGAATCCGGCGGCGACCCCGCGCAGTCGATTCTCGACGCCGCCAAGCGAGAAGACGCCGACCTCATCGTCGTCGCCGGCCGCAAGCGCTCGCCGGCCGGGAAAGCCATCTTCGGCAGCGTCAGTCAGTCGGTCATCCTGAGTTCGAGCCGACCGGTGCTGGTCGCCGGCGTCGCCGAGGCGTAA
- a CDS encoding VC_2705 family sodium/solute symporter, translating to MISELALQSGLLPEGLNVSFKLVPAIMVVAMLALFLGIGYAFRVADTEGMWVAGRSIGNVENGMAIGANWMSAASYLGMAALIALSGFYGLAFVVGWSTGYFILLIFLAAQMRRFGKYTAPDFVGDRFNSDSARAIAAVTTFLIGFVYAIGQARGMGLVGLYIFGDIGLPGLSGYQSMVVLMMAITVGYLTLSGMLGATKNMAVQYVILIVAFLAGLYTVGFTQGYSTVLPQIEYGQMIGQLSSEFSEPFVNESYYIWIATAFSLVVGTCGLPHVLVRFYTVENERTARWSTVWGLFFICLLYLSAPAFAAFGTDLYSQNIGPVYGDPGMTSAAGDVIVVLATQLANLPQWFVGLVAAGGIAAAIATVAGLFIAGSSAISHDIYANIINEDASQRQQVLVGRLSIVALGIITTLAALDPAAPIAALVSYAFSLAGAVLFPMFFLGLWWENTNRQGALAGMTTGLVIWTVPMINEVLPSYIGNGEPYSAALATAVPAIGSALIAVPIVFAVTIGVSLATDEPDLATKRMVRQCHSPEPMSRMQSAEEVAATDGGEPVSDD from the coding sequence ATGATTTCGGAACTCGCGCTCCAGAGCGGACTGCTCCCGGAGGGGCTGAACGTCTCGTTCAAACTCGTCCCGGCCATCATGGTCGTGGCGATGCTGGCGCTGTTCTTGGGAATCGGGTACGCGTTCCGCGTTGCCGACACCGAGGGAATGTGGGTCGCCGGTCGCTCCATCGGGAACGTCGAAAACGGGATGGCAATCGGCGCGAACTGGATGTCGGCCGCGTCGTATCTCGGGATGGCGGCGCTCATCGCGCTGTCGGGCTTCTACGGACTCGCGTTCGTCGTCGGCTGGTCGACCGGATACTTCATCCTACTCATCTTCCTGGCCGCGCAGATGCGCCGGTTCGGGAAGTACACCGCGCCCGACTTCGTCGGTGACCGGTTCAACTCCGACAGCGCGCGCGCCATCGCGGCGGTGACGACGTTCCTCATCGGCTTCGTCTACGCCATCGGACAGGCCCGCGGGATGGGACTCGTCGGCCTCTACATCTTCGGCGACATCGGCCTTCCCGGACTGAGCGGCTACCAGTCGATGGTCGTGCTGATGATGGCTATCACCGTCGGCTATCTGACGCTCTCGGGGATGCTCGGCGCGACGAAGAACATGGCCGTCCAGTACGTCATCCTCATCGTCGCGTTCCTCGCGGGGCTGTACACGGTCGGGTTCACGCAGGGGTACTCGACGGTACTGCCGCAGATAGAGTACGGGCAGATGATCGGCCAACTGAGCTCCGAGTTCAGCGAACCGTTCGTCAACGAGAGCTACTACATCTGGATCGCGACGGCGTTCTCGCTGGTCGTCGGGACCTGCGGACTGCCGCACGTGCTCGTCCGGTTCTACACGGTCGAAAACGAGCGGACCGCCCGCTGGTCGACGGTGTGGGGACTGTTCTTCATCTGCCTGCTCTACCTCTCGGCACCGGCGTTCGCGGCGTTCGGGACCGACCTCTACTCGCAGAACATCGGCCCGGTGTACGGCGACCCCGGTATGACGAGTGCGGCCGGTGACGTCATCGTCGTGCTGGCGACCCAGTTGGCGAACTTGCCGCAGTGGTTCGTCGGACTGGTCGCGGCGGGCGGTATCGCGGCGGCCATCGCGACGGTGGCCGGCCTGTTCATCGCCGGGTCGTCCGCGATCTCGCACGACATCTACGCGAACATCATCAACGAGGACGCGAGTCAGCGCCAGCAGGTGCTCGTCGGCCGACTGAGCATCGTCGCGCTCGGCATCATCACGACGCTCGCCGCGCTGGACCCGGCGGCACCCATCGCCGCGCTGGTCTCGTACGCGTTCTCGCTGGCGGGCGCGGTGCTGTTCCCGATGTTCTTCCTCGGGCTCTGGTGGGAGAACACGAACCGACAGGGCGCGCTCGCCGGAATGACGACCGGTCTCGTCATCTGGACGGTTCCGATGATAAACGAGGTGCTGCCGTCGTACATCGGCAACGGCGAGCCGTACTCTGCCGCGCTGGCGACGGCGGTGCCCGCCATCGGGTCGGCGCTCATCGCCGTCCCCATCGTGTTCGCCGTCACCATCGGCGTCTCGCTCGCGACCGACGAACCGGACCTGGCGACCAAACGGATGGTCCGGCAGTGTCACAGCCCCGAACCGATGTCGCGCATGCAGTCCGCCGAGGAGGTCGCGGCAACCGACGGCGGTGAACCCGTCTCCGACGACTGA
- a CDS encoding universal stress protein has product MYERILVPTDGSAVAEVAVSHAVDLAERYGAELHALYVVDIDAVNLGLGTEQVDRIRQGHLGEMEELEAKANDATGVVADAARDRGIDVVEEIRVGRPHTVVANYAEKEDVDLVVMGSHGRAGVSRALLGSVTERVLRSSHVPVLVVDSQGTE; this is encoded by the coding sequence ATGTACGAACGCATCCTCGTGCCGACCGACGGAAGCGCCGTCGCCGAGGTGGCGGTGAGCCACGCGGTCGACCTCGCCGAGCGCTACGGTGCCGAGCTACACGCGCTGTACGTCGTCGACATCGACGCGGTGAACCTCGGTCTCGGAACCGAACAGGTCGACCGCATCCGACAGGGCCACCTCGGGGAGATGGAGGAACTCGAAGCGAAAGCGAACGACGCGACCGGCGTCGTCGCCGACGCCGCCCGTGACCGCGGTATCGACGTGGTCGAAGAGATTCGCGTCGGCCGACCCCACACGGTCGTCGCCAACTACGCCGAGAAGGAGGACGTCGACCTCGTCGTGATGGGCAGCCACGGACGTGCGGGCGTCAGTCGCGCCCTGCTCGGCAGCGTCACCGAGCGGGTGCTGCGGTCGTCGCACGTTCCCGTGCTCGTCGTCGACAGCCAGGGCACGGAGTGA
- a CDS encoding DUF7520 family protein: MTRLEGPRFVLILYVLLVAISGLAGFLTATFVSGLRSPKFLFLIPFPPTQLGFAAYGTLTVALVLGVPLLLVVYVSRYVDDAAAQN; this comes from the coding sequence GTGACACGACTCGAGGGTCCGCGGTTCGTCCTCATCCTCTACGTACTGCTCGTTGCGATTTCGGGCCTCGCCGGGTTTCTGACGGCGACGTTCGTCTCCGGACTCCGATCGCCGAAATTCCTCTTTCTGATTCCGTTTCCGCCGACGCAACTCGGCTTCGCGGCGTACGGCACGCTGACCGTCGCGTTGGTGCTCGGCGTCCCGCTGTTGCTCGTGGTGTACGTCTCCAGATACGTCGACGACGCCGCCGCCCAGAACTGA
- a CDS encoding long-chain-fatty-acid--CoA ligase yields MEKPLLATDFLDRARRHYGDEEAVVATTGDRYTYAELGDLADGWAAALQSRGVEKGDRVAVLDPNTHYHLAAAYGSMQLGAIHTPLNYRLVPADFEYILNDAGVKAVFADHAYAERIEAVRDSVPTELFVTDDPDAVQGGDWESFDDIVGESTDYDRPEMDESDIVTINYTSGTTGDPKGVCRTHRTETLHAYLVSIHQELRDDDVYLWTLPMFHVNGWGHIFSVTGMGAKHVCTRGVDAGDIFDAIQGEGVSYFCAAPTVLNMLQEYYAEHEPETTAGRPVRVATAGAAPPEATIRTVEDEFGWYLKHVYGATETGPLITTSDARRFFDQDSSERFAVKKAQGIGYLGTEVRVVDEDGEDVPRDGNTIGEIVVRGNQVMDGYWENPEATEEAFSDRVEGYYHMGDLATVDENGFVSIQDRKKDIIISGGENISSIELEDALFDHDAVADVAVIPAPSEEWGETPKAFVVPANGDPANPETTSDEVIAFLRERIATYKLPGEIEFVAELPTTATGKIQKYELREREWADEDRLVGEG; encoded by the coding sequence ATGGAGAAACCACTGCTGGCGACGGACTTTCTAGACCGCGCCCGGCGACACTACGGCGACGAGGAGGCCGTCGTGGCGACGACGGGTGACAGATACACGTACGCCGAACTCGGCGACCTCGCAGACGGCTGGGCGGCGGCGTTGCAGTCGAGAGGCGTCGAGAAGGGCGACCGGGTGGCGGTGCTGGACCCGAACACCCACTACCATCTGGCGGCGGCCTACGGGTCGATGCAACTCGGTGCGATTCACACGCCGCTGAACTACCGACTCGTCCCCGCGGACTTCGAGTACATTCTGAACGACGCGGGGGTGAAAGCGGTCTTCGCCGACCACGCGTACGCCGAGCGGATCGAAGCCGTCCGCGACTCGGTGCCGACGGAGCTGTTCGTGACCGACGACCCCGACGCGGTGCAGGGAGGTGACTGGGAGTCGTTCGACGACATCGTCGGCGAATCGACCGACTACGACCGCCCCGAGATGGACGAGTCGGATATCGTCACCATCAACTACACCTCCGGGACGACGGGCGACCCGAAGGGCGTCTGCCGCACCCACCGAACCGAGACGCTGCACGCGTACCTCGTCTCGATTCACCAGGAGCTCCGCGACGACGACGTCTACCTGTGGACGCTGCCGATGTTCCACGTCAACGGGTGGGGCCACATCTTCTCGGTGACGGGGATGGGCGCGAAACACGTCTGCACGCGCGGCGTCGACGCCGGCGACATCTTCGACGCGATCCAGGGGGAGGGCGTCTCGTACTTCTGCGCCGCACCGACGGTGCTGAACATGCTCCAAGAGTACTACGCCGAACACGAACCGGAGACGACCGCCGGGCGACCGGTTCGGGTGGCGACGGCGGGGGCCGCACCGCCGGAGGCGACCATCCGAACGGTCGAAGACGAGTTCGGCTGGTACCTCAAACACGTCTACGGCGCGACGGAGACCGGTCCGCTCATCACCACCTCCGACGCCAGGCGGTTCTTCGACCAGGACTCCTCCGAGCGATTTGCCGTCAAGAAGGCGCAGGGTATCGGCTACCTCGGGACGGAGGTCCGCGTCGTCGACGAAGACGGCGAGGACGTGCCGCGAGACGGGAACACCATCGGCGAAATCGTCGTCCGCGGCAATCAGGTGATGGACGGTTACTGGGAGAACCCCGAAGCGACGGAAGAGGCGTTCAGCGACCGCGTCGAGGGCTACTACCACATGGGCGACCTCGCGACGGTCGACGAGAACGGGTTCGTGAGTATCCAAGATCGGAAAAAAGACATCATCATCTCCGGCGGCGAGAACATCTCCAGCATTGAACTGGAAGACGCGCTGTTCGACCACGACGCCGTCGCCGACGTGGCGGTCATCCCGGCGCCGAGCGAGGAGTGGGGCGAGACGCCGAAGGCGTTCGTCGTCCCCGCCAACGGCGACCCGGCGAACCCGGAGACGACGAGCGACGAGGTGATAGCGTTCCTGCGCGAGCGAATCGCGACGTACAAACTGCCCGGCGAAATCGAGTTCGTCGCCGAGTTGCCGACGACGGCGACCGGCAAGATTCAGAAGTACGAGCTCCGCGAGCGGGAGTGGGCAGACGAAGACCGGCTGGTCGGCGAGGGGTAG
- a CDS encoding nuclear transport factor 2 family protein, whose amino-acid sequence MTNTDPESVVREYYDLVDADRYDDLVALFSEDVRYERPGQNAIEGRDALLAFYEEGRPLEDGSHEVHDVVVDGDTAAVRGSFSGLQSGDAVEFGFADFHEFENGEIARRYTFTDRDEV is encoded by the coding sequence ATGACCAACACAGACCCCGAATCAGTCGTCCGCGAGTACTACGACCTCGTCGACGCCGATCGCTACGACGACCTCGTCGCGCTCTTCAGTGAGGACGTTCGCTACGAACGCCCCGGACAGAACGCCATCGAGGGACGCGACGCGCTGCTCGCGTTCTACGAGGAGGGCCGTCCGCTCGAAGACGGCAGCCACGAGGTACACGACGTCGTCGTCGACGGCGACACCGCCGCCGTCCGCGGGTCGTTCAGCGGCCTGCAGAGCGGCGACGCCGTCGAGTTCGGCTTTGCCGACTTCCACGAGTTCGAGAACGGCGAAATCGCCCGGCGGTACACGTTCACCGACCGCGACGAGGTGTGA
- a CDS encoding DUF7576 family protein: MTLSKYTGRHPRDANDGVRIGRAVQHHHWHPNGTRSEPCANCESTLSLHERHVLVTLVEDNLGDAARRYLCNETCLSEWVDET, translated from the coding sequence ATGACGCTCTCGAAGTACACCGGTCGCCATCCGCGGGATGCGAACGACGGGGTCCGAATCGGTCGCGCCGTCCAACACCACCACTGGCACCCGAACGGAACGCGCTCGGAACCATGTGCCAACTGCGAGTCGACGCTGTCGCTACACGAACGTCACGTGCTCGTCACGCTCGTCGAAGACAACCTCGGCGACGCCGCTCGGCGGTATCTCTGCAACGAGACCTGTCTCAGCGAGTGGGTCGACGAAACGTGA